The Scleropages formosus chromosome 21, fSclFor1.1, whole genome shotgun sequence DNA segment TGTAACTCTGCACGTTTACGGGTCCGGCTTTGACGCCGAGTTCCCAGCTCTCTCGCGTTGCCTGAAAGCAGAGCATGACTCTGTTCAAGTTGCAGGTCGATCTGAATAGGGTGACATGTTGCCGTGTACATCGGCTCGAAATGATGGCAGCTCGGTGTAAAGGGCCCTATTCGCTACGTGCAGAGACTTCAGGATGGAGGACGGCCGGGCAGAGATTCCTCTGGGGATCACGGTGCAGGGAGACGTGCTTGTTGTCATCTACCATGCGCGGTCCACCCTGGGAGGACGGCTGCAGGCCAAGGTACTGGGCATGTGGCCCAACTCGGAGTGCTGTAACGGAGTGAGCTTTCACTTTTCACCCGCTGGCTTTACTGTAAACATAAGAGCCTAAAGTTCTTTTCGTTCACAATTGACACATGAAGACAGTTGCACTATGACTGAATCCTTGTTTTCGGTGGCTTGAAAGGTAtaccaaatgtgtgttttgccgTTCCCACTTCACAGATGGCATCCATGAAGATGTTTCAGATCCAGTTCCACACAGGGTTTGTGCCCAGAAATGCCACCACGGTCAAATTTGCAAAGTGAGTATGATGGAGTGTAATGGCACTGTGCCTCCAGTGTCGGTTACGGCACTACGGCTGCTCTTGGCTCGCCGTCTCCGTCAGTCTTTACTGTGCCCAGCTGGCCATCGCACCGTAGACCTGGAGATAGTCGACTCCTGCCCATCTCAGATAGCAGTGCTTTTATTGCCAGACTGTGTGCTCAGTGAGAAGTACAGAGCAACATATTGGTCTCCCTTGTGCTTTGTCGACTGTGGACAGATGTTATTGACTTCTTTCCCCCTTATGGTCTtagttgtttcagttttgtCCACCTCTTTGTCCCTGTGTGACAGGTATGACCTGGATGCCTGTGACATTCAGGAGAAATACCCAGATCTCTTCCAGGTAAACCTGGAGGTTGAAGTTGAGGCTCGCGACCGGCCAAGCCAGAAGACCCCACCGTGGGAGAACTTTGCCACCAAGGGCCTTAATCCCAAGATCCTCTTCTCTAGCAGGGATGAGCAGCAAGAGATCCTCACTAAGTTTGGTGCGTTTGGGGACCTATCAGTTGATCAAATTTTGTTCTGAACAAGTTCTTCATCGGCCAAATTAAGTAGCTCCTACATTATGGTGGTAGGGTTGTGCTTGACTAAAGTTCGGCTCCAGTTATGgtacaaagttttttttcagtcacgTTACTGGCCAAAGGTCTCGTcttacaaataggtaaataaaaaGGAACCCTCCCTGGGTCATACCTGAATATGGAGCAACCATGTAGACTGGTCACGTTCTGTACATGGTCAAGAGCCTTGCAGTCATCCCCTTCTACTCGTACCGTACGCTGTCAGTAGGACGCATTTCTGCAGTGACCTACAAATCCCCCTGCTTGTCTCTGGGATTTGAGGATTTCGACCTGCTTTGCTTGCTTACGTTCTTGTCCAGGCAAACCAGAGCTTCCTCGGCAGCCGGGGTCCACAGCCTTCTACGATGCCGAATCGCCCCAGTCGGACCAGACTCCTGAAGGTTCCGCCACGGAGCCGGAATCCCCCCAGAGCGCCGACGCCAACACCAGCAACTTCTTCCAAACCCTGGACTGGGATGGTGAGCCACTGGCCCAGCAACGGGTCGTTCTCCACTGGCTGCCCAGCGCTTGACGAGCTATTTCATTTATGTGGGATCCCTTTGTTACCATTgtttaaaaatgggaaaatgtgtgCCAGGAAGCCTTGATGCTGTGAAAGGGGCCAAGCTGAAAGCAAAAGACGCTGTCGTTATCACCATAGTTAATGTACTGAATGTACAGTAAGAGCGGTACACTTCCCTTCTGGAACACATTTGAAGACAGTCCTCTGGGGACTGTGACCATGGACAGTTATAAAAAGCCACTTGTAATCCTTAGAATCTTTAATGAGGACACTTTCCTAGGTGGGTGTTAAATACCTTTTTTGCCTCTCGCTATCCAGCCCAGGCCCGTCCTTGTACTGAGCGGCGCACTTCTCCCCCGTCCCCTGTTACAGACGGAAGTGGCCACGAGGAAAGGCTGGACAAGCTGGCTGAGGAGCAAGAAGAGCTCAGTGACCCATCCGAGGAGGACTCGGGCCCTCAGGTGTGTAAGCCCAGTGAGGACAGCGAGCCCTTCTCCAGAGAGCCCGGCGAAGCTCTTTTCAACACCGACTTCCCGAGCAAGCCCCCGGAAAGCCAATCCGACGACAGCGTGGACCTGCTGGGCCTGAACTCCAGCTCCCCGCCAAGGACGGGTCACAGCAGTCCCATGGCAGGCCCTGCTGCGGCGGGCATGAAGACCTCCTCCAGCAACAGTGACCTCCTCAATGACCTCTTTGCACCTGCTGTCAGCGCTGAGCATGGCAGCACCAGTGATCTCATCGGGGGAGGTGTAGATGATGACCTGCTCTTCGGCAGCTCTGCTGGAAACGTCCCGGCTGCCCCGACAGCCAACTGCGGCCCTGCAACCTCAAAAGGTAAATGTTACTGTCGTGCAGTCATCGCTCTTGCTTATTTAAAGATGTGAGCGGCCACATAATGTTGctgaaagaaattttaatgttgATGCTTAAAATAAACGTGAAaaatttgctgcagtaaaaatccGCAAAGAGTCCGGACAGATTTGAAATTGTTCTTAATAAAATGTGAGGCTGAGGATCTATAAGGAAGCTTATTCCAACAGCCCCCCCTGCCCCAGCCAATAATAAACAATAGTTTACTATTAGTTGCTGTCTTTGTCCTCAGCCTTTGTATGGTTGCATCGCGTCTCCTTGAGTTGCCTCTACTTTTGTGCAAAAGAGGTTCGGAACTTGCGACCCGTCCCTGTGCGCCTGCCTTTAAAGACGACGAGTCGTTACTTGTTTTTTCGAAAGCACCATGTTCACAGTTACCACAGGCGTTAAATTTGTGGCCGTAATTATTAAGCCACATCATGACAGCTGctgaccccaaggttgcaggttcgaatctcacctccggctgtcgTATCCCTGAGCAACGTGCTCACCCTAAATTGTCAGGGGTCCTGAACGCTCACCTTGTCTTCCTGATGTTATCGTCTGTCTGCATTATAATGCTTCACAGACACTAAAAGTACCAGAGTTTTCACTTTAAAGTCATCTCTAGGTTCATTCTTTCCATTTTGGTTCCACTAGTGGCCTCATCTGAGCTGCGCTTCCCTGTTTTGTCGTCCCAACACTTGTCAGCCAGCGGCTTCTTTGACCCGTTCGAGATGGTTTCTGGGGACACGGCTTCCGCCCGTCAGTCCGGGCCGGACCTGTTTGGGGACCTCATGAGGGCAGAAGGTGCTGGACCAAGCCTCCTGTCCAGCAACCCGACACCCCCCCCAAGCTCCTCCTCTGACTTCTTCAACCTCAGTAAGTCGTTGCTGCCGCCTCCTCGCTGGCCCACCTCTCAAGCGAAGTGCCTTACTGCCAGCACTCTGGTGACACTGTGCTGACGAAGCCAAAGATCTGCATTTCACTCCTGCTTTGCATCATGAGGCAGTGACTCGAAAGCCGtgtaaaaagagaaagaaatgaatgcaTTCATTTGGCATCATGTCATCATGCATGAGTAGCCCATTGGAGACGTGTGTTTCAAACTGCTGGGATAAACTGTGCTTCTGAAGCTCCTTTCTGTAGACAAAGTCACGCACTTAACGCACGAATACGGACAGGACGACAGTGCAGCGCGTTGAAAGTAACCACCATAATAAAGCGGGAAGCCAAAGGTGTGCAGGTGCCGCTTGCCGCTCTTGTTGGTTTCTCTGTAGACGAGCAGCGCCGTGGCACATGTTCTCACAGAGAGGCAGAAACTCCCGCAAAACTGCGCACTTCCTGTCCCTTTCATAAGTACTGCACAAATATTGTGAAGTTATTACAGCGGAGCGAACGGTAATGTTCGCTGTTTATGAATGGCTCAAGCTGAGGCGGCCGCTGGCCGACCTGCACGCACTTATTGCATGTCGGCTGCGTGATCCACCAGAGTAGCTCTCATTTTATCGCCGTGCTCCCTGGGCGGACCGCTTTGCACTCAGAGGTCGAAGGTGAGCTGTGTGTGGCATTAATCAGCAGGTGCAGTTTGGCGTTTGTACTTGGCGTTCAGATCGTCCACGTGAACATTAGCTGCTGGATGTAGAactgtgtgtgcacgcacgcgCGTGCGCCCAGCCGGTCGTCATTTCTGGCGTGCATCTCGGTGCTGCTGACTTGTACCGTGGGCCTGTATGCGAGTGTCCCAGTGGCGCCGGCTGTCCTTCTCGGGTCCAAAGCGGTGTGCGTGCTCTACCTGGGTTGCTGTGCAGATAAGCTGGCAGGTGACCCCCCCAAGATGACGACTTCCGCCAGCCAGCCAGACCTGCTGGGAGGGTGGGAGAGCTGGGCCTCCGGTGGAGCtgcgagcagcagcagcagcagcagcacctcgaACGCCGCCAGCAAACCCTCGTTCACCGGTACGTTCTCGTCGCCTGGCATCAACACCGACGTTCAGAAGGGTCATGTAAGGTCGGCATGTGTCACGTGTCCACGGAGGTATTGCTTTATACGCACAGACTGCCCGTGTTCACTGTTTGCGACACACAGCCACTTTAGCATCTGTACTTGTGCGTTTTCCCCACAATAAACCTATATTTCTTGAACTGAACGATTTCTTTTGATTTAATGTCAAAGTGAACTTTATAAACGCACGTGGAAGTGTGCTGGAGGAGAAATTTGCTAGACATACAGTAGTTGTCAACTGTCAACAAATGGTTTGATATGTGGTGCAGatgttgacacacacacaaaagttttCATAGTTTGATCTGTTTTCCAGCTCCTGGGGTTTCTTCTCTTTCCACAACCAAGTCGCAAAGCTTTGACCCCTTTGCGGATCTGGGCAACTTGGGCCCAACACTGCCAGCTAAATCAGGTTCGTATTCATTGCGCTGCACAGCAAGtagaaaaatacactgaataaacagagttctGCCGCAAAAGTGCAGCAAATGTCTCCTGCAGTCCAGCTTCAGTTAACTGTAGTGGAAGAAATGATGGCACTGAGTTATGGAATGGAAGTGCTAAGGCCGTCCGCCAGATGCTTTACTTCACAACACGCTGCACACAGTCAACTGGTTAATTGATTTCTCGTTTGCCATTTAGGCTCCACAAGCACTGCTTTTTCAGGCCCAGGTTTCAACAGCAAAGCGGCCTCTTCCGCAATAGGTGGTGCCACGTGGAAGTCGGCTCGGCCGGGGACAGTGCCAGGTAAACCGTGGGCACAGCCGAGTGCCCCTCCAAAGCCGCAGCCCTCCAAGCCAGCTGCTCAGCCAGCCAAGCCCAACTACAACCTCAACTTCAGTGTGATTGGAGGCCGAGAGGAGAGAGGCATCAGAGGCCCTGGTTTTGGTGAGAAATGGCTGCTTTGAGGGTTCAGTGAATTGCTTATTTTTCCCTCCACACCGAGTGTTGTCCTTGAACTGATGTTGTGTTGCTTGCTACTACCTTCAATGTTCTCTGGGTTTCTTCCATGTAAAACTTACAGGCCCAAAACCCAAAGTGAAGGAAGATGACTTTGAGGACCTCTTATCAAACCAGGGTTTCGCTTCCAGGCCAGACAAGAAAGGTCCAAAGACCATTGCAGAAATGCGCAAACAGGAGCTGTCAAAGGAAATGGATCCCCAAAAAATGCAGGTCAGCCGCCCTCCTTTACTCGCAGTAACTGCCAAAAAGTTGACCTTGGTTTCTAAAAATAGATTTTAGAGAATTTCAGAAGCCAATAGCGGTAAAGAGCTTTGAAGAGACCCgaagggtttttctttttctttgagtTGAATGAACTTGACTTATGAGCACTGCTCTTGATGCCAAGGTTAATGTTGTAGCTCCTCAAAGATTAAACAAATGTTCCAAATCAAGGGTTATCGAGAGATTAATGACATGAAGACAGACTTAGATGGAGTATTTTTATACCAAGAAACTGGGTTTTCTTTTCGTATTGGATGATGCATTGGTGGACTGGTGAGACTTGGCTGGTAATTCTTCTGGTACAGATCCTGGAATGGATCGAGGGGAAGGAGCGCAACATCCGGGCACTCATTTCCACCCTGCACACTGTGCTGTGGGAGGGCGAAACTCGCTGGAAGCCAGTGAGCATGGCTGAGCTGGTCACCCCAGAGCAAGTGAAAAAGTTCTACAGAAAAGCTGTGCTTGTAGTCCACCCTGATAAGGTACTTTCTTAAGGCGATGTGTTGACTTAAGACTGTGGTGTCGCTGTTTGTTTAGTTGCATTACCTTCTCTGAACAGATGAGCTAGTAGATCAAAAGGTCTACACTCTTGGTTCTGGAGGGCTGGCTCTATGTAAGCTTGAATTCTGCCTGAAGatattaaattcacatttattcgtttagttgagcttttctccaaagtgactgacagtgttaagcttGTAACAAGTGTAaccttatttacccatttacacagctgggtaatttcactgcagcaatttagggtaaggaccttgctctagggtacttacagccggagggggggggatcaaacctgtgacctttggatctaaaggaagcgcctctaaccgctacgctaccaacATATTAACACTTGATTGTAGTAATGCAGCAGCTTCTGACAGTATCAGGGTTGTTACCCAACCCACATTGCAGACTTTCGGAACCAAAAATGGAAGAGCTGTGATATAAGGTGTAGTGGTGTGTAAtgtctctttttaaaaacatcttttcatTGTCAAGAAAGTGAAGCAATGTTTAATGCATTCAGAAGTGTAAATCCCACTGAATCTGTGCATTTGTATCTTTCAGGCACAGGGACAGCCCTATGAACAATATGCCAAAATGATCTTCATGGAACTGAACGACGCATGGTCGGAGTTCGAGAACCAGGGTTCGAAGGCTCTCTTCTGAGACCGAGAAGGTCAAGGGTACCACTTCTAGAGGTGTGACAGAGAGATGTCTGATTCTCAGTGTTTTTGAGACAATCACTGAATGGAAGCTGGTTATCAAAAGAGGGACTTGCTTCTACCCGTTTAAACACTGATT contains these protein-coding regions:
- the gak gene encoding cyclin-G-associated kinase isoform X2; protein product: MSLLQSALDFLAGPGSAGAASRDQNDFVGQTVELGDMKLRVRRVIAEGGFAFVYEAQDIGTNKDYALKRLLSNEEEKNTAIIQEVCFMKKLSGHPNIVQFCSAASIGKEESDTGQAEFLILTELCRGQLVDFIKRVELKGPVLCDTVLKIFYQTCRAVQHMHRQKPPIVHRDLKIENLLISHQGTVKLCDFGSATTTVHYPDYSWSAQKRSMVEDEITRNTTPAYRTPEMIDLYSNYPINEKQDIWALGCILYLLCFKVHPFEEGAKLQIVNGKYSIPPNDTKYTVFHDLIRSMLKVNPEERLSITELVNRLQEIAAARNVNPKSPVTELLEQNGGFGNNCVSRSSVSGAQLPTHINNIHNAGVYGSDPDQSMAGGFLDILKGGTERFLTNIKDTSSKVIQSVASYAKGDLDISYITSRIAVMSFPAEGVESAIKNNIEDVRLFLDSRHAGHYAVYNLSKRSYRPSRFHNRVSECGWQPRRAPSLRSLYSICKNMHLWLKQDQRNICIVHCLDGRAASAVVVCSFLCFCRLFSTAEAAVYMFSMKRCPPGISPSHKRYVEYMCDMMADEPIIPHSKPILIRSIIMTPVPLFNKQRNGCRPFCEVYVGEERVATTSLEYDKMKDFRMEDGRAEIPLGITVQGDVLVVIYHARSTLGGRLQAKMASMKMFQIQFHTGFVPRNATTVKFAKYDLDACDIQEKYPDLFQVNLEVEVEARDRPSQKTPPWENFATKGLNPKILFSSRDEQQEILTKFGKPELPRQPGSTAFYDAESPQSDQTPEGSATEPESPQSADANTSNFFQTLDWDAQARPCTERRTSPPSPVTDGSGHEERLDKLAEEQEELSDPSEEDSGPQVCKPSEDSEPFSREPGEALFNTDFPSKPPESQSDDSVDLLGLNSSSPPRTGHSSPMAGPAAAGMKTSSSNSDLLNDLFAPAVSAEHGSTSDLIGGGVDDDLLFGSSAGNVPAAPTANCGPATSKVASSELRFPVLSSQHLSASGFFDPFEMVSGDTASARQSGPDLFGDLMRAEGAGPSLLSSNPTPPPSSSSDFFNLNKLAGDPPKMTTSASQPDLLGGWESWASGGAASSSSSSSTSNAASKPSFTAPGVSSLSTTKSQSFDPFADLGNLGPTLPAKSGSTSTAFSGPGFNSKAASSAIGGATWKSARPGTVPGKPWAQPSAPPKPQPSKPAAQPAKPNYNLNFSVIGGREERGIRGPGFGPKPKVKEDDFEDLLSNQGFASRPDKKGPKTIAEMRKQELSKEMDPQKMQILEWIEGKERNIRALISTLHTVLWEGETRWKPVSMAELVTPEQVKKFYRKAVLVVHPDKAQGQPYEQYAKMIFMELNDAWSEFENQGSKALF
- the gak gene encoding cyclin-G-associated kinase isoform X1, with protein sequence MSLLQSALDFLAGPGSAGAASRDQNDFVGQTVELGDMKLRVRRVIAEGGFAFVYEAQDIGTNKDYALKRLLSNEEEKNTAIIQEVCFMKKLSGHPNIVQFCSAASIGKEESDTGQAEFLILTELCRGQLVDFIKRVELKGPVLCDTVLKIFYQTCRAVQHMHRQKPPIVHRDLKIENLLISHQGTVKLCDFGSATTTVHYPDYSWSAQKRSMVEDEITRNTTPAYRTPEMIDLYSNYPINEKQDIWALGCILYLLCFKVHPFEEGAKLQIVNGKYSIPPNDTKYTVFHDLIRSMLKVNPEERLSITELVNRLQEIAAARNVNPKSPVTELLEQNGGFGNNCVSRSSVSGAQLPTHINNIHNAGVYGSDPDQSMAGGFLDILKGGTERFLTNIKDTSSKVIQSVASNASYAKGDLDISYITSRIAVMSFPAEGVESAIKNNIEDVRLFLDSRHAGHYAVYNLSKRSYRPSRFHNRVSECGWQPRRAPSLRSLYSICKNMHLWLKQDQRNICIVHCLDGRAASAVVVCSFLCFCRLFSTAEAAVYMFSMKRCPPGISPSHKRYVEYMCDMMADEPIIPHSKPILIRSIIMTPVPLFNKQRNGCRPFCEVYVGEERVATTSLEYDKMKDFRMEDGRAEIPLGITVQGDVLVVIYHARSTLGGRLQAKMASMKMFQIQFHTGFVPRNATTVKFAKYDLDACDIQEKYPDLFQVNLEVEVEARDRPSQKTPPWENFATKGLNPKILFSSRDEQQEILTKFGKPELPRQPGSTAFYDAESPQSDQTPEGSATEPESPQSADANTSNFFQTLDWDAQARPCTERRTSPPSPVTDGSGHEERLDKLAEEQEELSDPSEEDSGPQVCKPSEDSEPFSREPGEALFNTDFPSKPPESQSDDSVDLLGLNSSSPPRTGHSSPMAGPAAAGMKTSSSNSDLLNDLFAPAVSAEHGSTSDLIGGGVDDDLLFGSSAGNVPAAPTANCGPATSKVASSELRFPVLSSQHLSASGFFDPFEMVSGDTASARQSGPDLFGDLMRAEGAGPSLLSSNPTPPPSSSSDFFNLNKLAGDPPKMTTSASQPDLLGGWESWASGGAASSSSSSSTSNAASKPSFTAPGVSSLSTTKSQSFDPFADLGNLGPTLPAKSGSTSTAFSGPGFNSKAASSAIGGATWKSARPGTVPGKPWAQPSAPPKPQPSKPAAQPAKPNYNLNFSVIGGREERGIRGPGFGPKPKVKEDDFEDLLSNQGFASRPDKKGPKTIAEMRKQELSKEMDPQKMQILEWIEGKERNIRALISTLHTVLWEGETRWKPVSMAELVTPEQVKKFYRKAVLVVHPDKAQGQPYEQYAKMIFMELNDAWSEFENQGSKALF
- the gak gene encoding cyclin-G-associated kinase isoform X5, coding for MSLLQSALDFLAGPGSAGAASRDQNDFVGQTVELGDMKLRVRRVIAEGGFAFVYEAQDIGTNKDYALKRLLSNEEEKNTAIIQEVCFMKKLSGHPNIVQFCSAASIGKEESDTGQAEFLILTELCRGQLVDFIKRVELKGPVLCDTVLKIFYQTCRAVQHMHRQKPPIVHRDLKIENLLISHQGTVKLCDFGSATTTVHYPDYSWSAQKRSMVEDEITRNTTPAYRTPEMIDLYSNYPINEKQDIWALGCILYLLCFKVHPFEEGAKLQIVNGKYSIPPNDTKYTVFHDLIRSMLKVNPEERLSITELVNRLQEIAAARNVNPKSPVTELLEQNGGFGNNCVSRSSVSGAQLPTHINNIHNAGVYGSDPDQSMAGGFLDILKGGTERFLTNIKDTSSKVIQSVASNASYAKGDLDISYITSRIAVMSFPAEGVESAIKNNIEDVRLFLDSRHAGHYAVYNLSKRSYRPSRFHNRVSECGWQPRRAPSLRSLYSICKNMHLWLKQDQRNICIVHCLDGRAASAVVVCSFLCFCRLFSTAEAAVYMFSMKRCPPGISPSHKRYVEYMCDMMADEPIIPHSKPILIRSIIMTPVPLFNKQRNGCRPFCEVYVGEERVATTSLEYDKMKDFRMEDGRAEIPLGITVQGDVLVVIYHARSTLGGRLQAKMASMKMFQIQFHTGFVPRNATTVKFAKYDLDACDIQEKYPDLFQVNLEVEVEARDRPSQKTPPWENFATKGLNPKILFSSRDEQQEILTKFGKPELPRQPGSTAFYDAESPQSDQTPEGSATEPESPQSADANTSNFFQTLDWDDGSGHEERLDKLAEEQEELSDPSEEDSGPQVCKPSEDSEPFSREPGEALFNTDFPSKPPESQSDDSVDLLGLNSSSPPRTGHSSPMAGPAAAGMKTSSSNSDLLNDLFAPAVSAEHGSTSDLIGGGVDDDLLFGSSAGNVPAAPTANCGPATSKASGFFDPFEMVSGDTASARQSGPDLFGDLMRAEGAGPSLLSSNPTPPPSSSSDFFNLNKLAGDPPKMTTSASQPDLLGGWESWASGGAASSSSSSSTSNAASKPSFTAPGVSSLSTTKSQSFDPFADLGNLGPTLPAKSGSTSTAFSGPGFNSKAASSAIGGATWKSARPGTVPGKPWAQPSAPPKPQPSKPAAQPAKPNYNLNFSVIGGREERGIRGPGFGPKPKVKEDDFEDLLSNQGFASRPDKKGPKTIAEMRKQELSKEMDPQKMQILEWIEGKERNIRALISTLHTVLWEGETRWKPVSMAELVTPEQVKKFYRKAVLVVHPDKAQGQPYEQYAKMIFMELNDAWSEFENQGSKALF
- the gak gene encoding cyclin-G-associated kinase isoform X4; translated protein: MSLLQSALDFLAGPGSAGAASRDQNDFVGQTVELGDMKLRVRRVIAEGGFAFVYEAQDIGTNKDYALKRLLSNEEEKNTAIIQEVCFMKKLSGHPNIVQFCSAASIGKEESDTGQAEFLILTELCRGQLVDFIKRVELKGPVLCDTVLKIFYQTCRAVQHMHRQKPPIVHRDLKIENLLISHQGTVKLCDFGSATTTVHYPDYSWSAQKRSMVEDEITRNTTPAYRTPEMIDLYSNYPINEKQDIWALGCILYLLCFKVHPFEEGAKLQIVNGKYSIPPNDTKYTVFHDLIRSMLKVNPEERLSITELVNRLQEIAAARNVNPKSPVTELLEQNGGFGNNCVSRSSVSGAQLPTHINNIHNAGVYGSDPDQSMAGGFLDILKGGTERFLTNIKDTSSKVIQSVASNASYAKGDLDISYITSRIAVMSFPAEGVESAIKNNIEDVRLFLDSRHAGHYAVYNLSKRSYRPSRFHNRVSECGWQPRRAPSLRSLYSICKNMHLWLKQDQRNICIVHCLDGRAASAVVVCSFLCFCRLFSTAEAAVYMFSMKRCPPGISPSHKRYVEYMCDMMADEPIIPHSKPILIRSIIMTPVPLFNKQRNGCRPFCEVYVGEERVATTSLEYDKMKDFRMEDGRAEIPLGITVQGDVLVVIYHARSTLGGRLQAKMASMKMFQIQFHTGFVPRNATTVKFAKYDLDACDIQEKYPDLFQVNLEVEVEARDRPSQKTPPWENFATKGLNPKILFSSRDEQQEILTKFGKPELPRQPGSTAFYDAESPQSDQTPEGSATEPESPQSADANTSNFFQTLDWDDGSGHEERLDKLAEEQEELSDPSEEDSGPQVCKPSEDSEPFSREPGEALFNTDFPSKPPESQSDDSVDLLGLNSSSPPRTGHSSPMAGPAAAGMKTSSSNSDLLNDLFAPAVSAEHGSTSDLIGGGVDDDLLFGSSAGNVPAAPTANCGPATSKVASSELRFPVLSSQHLSASGFFDPFEMVSGDTASARQSGPDLFGDLMRAEGAGPSLLSSNPTPPPSSSSDFFNLNKLAGDPPKMTTSASQPDLLGGWESWASGGAASSSSSSSTSNAASKPSFTAPGVSSLSTTKSQSFDPFADLGNLGPTLPAKSGSTSTAFSGPGFNSKAASSAIGGATWKSARPGTVPGKPWAQPSAPPKPQPSKPAAQPAKPNYNLNFSVIGGREERGIRGPGFGPKPKVKEDDFEDLLSNQGFASRPDKKGPKTIAEMRKQELSKEMDPQKMQILEWIEGKERNIRALISTLHTVLWEGETRWKPVSMAELVTPEQVKKFYRKAVLVVHPDKAQGQPYEQYAKMIFMELNDAWSEFENQGSKALF
- the gak gene encoding cyclin-G-associated kinase isoform X3; amino-acid sequence: MSLLQSALDFLAGPGSAGAASRDQNDFVGQTVELGDMKLRVRRVIAEGGFAFVYEAQDIGTNKDYALKRLLSNEEEKNTAIIQEVCFMKKLSGHPNIVQFCSAASIGKEESDTGQAEFLILTELCRGQLVDFIKRVELKGPVLCDTVLKIFYQTCRAVQHMHRQKPPIVHRDLKIENLLISHQGTVKLCDFGSATTTVHYPDYSWSAQKRSMVEDEITRNTTPAYRTPEMIDLYSNYPINEKQDIWALGCILYLLCFKVHPFEEGAKLQIVNGKYSIPPNDTKYTVFHDLIRSMLKVNPEERLSITELVNRLQEIAAARNVNPKSPVTELLEQNGGFGNNCVSRSSVSGAQLPTHINNIHNAGVYGSDPDQSMAGGFLDILKGGTERFLTNIKDTSSKVIQSVASNASYAKGDLDISYITSRIAVMSFPAEGVESAIKNNIEDVRLFLDSRHAGHYAVYNLSKRSYRPSRFHNRVSECGWQPRRAPSLRSLYSICKNMHLWLKQDQRNICIVHCLDGRAASAVVVCSFLCFCRLFSTAEAAVYMFSMKRCPPGISPSHKRYVEYMCDMMADEPIIPHSKPILIRSIIMTPVPLFNKQRNGCRPFCEVYVGEERVATTSLEYDKMKDFRMEDGRAEIPLGITVQGDVLVVIYHARSTLGGRLQAKMASMKMFQIQFHTGFVPRNATTVKFAKYDLDACDIQEKYPDLFQVNLEVEVEARDRPSQKTPPWENFATKGLNPKILFSSRDEQQEILTKFGKPELPRQPGSTAFYDAESPQSDQTPEGSATEPESPQSADANTSNFFQTLDWDAQARPCTERRTSPPSPVTDGSGHEERLDKLAEEQEELSDPSEEDSGPQVCKPSEDSEPFSREPGEALFNTDFPSKPPESQSDDSVDLLGLNSSSPPRTGHSSPMAGPAAAGMKTSSSNSDLLNDLFAPAVSAEHGSTSDLIGGGVDDDLLFGSSAGNVPAAPTANCGPATSKASGFFDPFEMVSGDTASARQSGPDLFGDLMRAEGAGPSLLSSNPTPPPSSSSDFFNLNKLAGDPPKMTTSASQPDLLGGWESWASGGAASSSSSSSTSNAASKPSFTAPGVSSLSTTKSQSFDPFADLGNLGPTLPAKSGSTSTAFSGPGFNSKAASSAIGGATWKSARPGTVPGKPWAQPSAPPKPQPSKPAAQPAKPNYNLNFSVIGGREERGIRGPGFGPKPKVKEDDFEDLLSNQGFASRPDKKGPKTIAEMRKQELSKEMDPQKMQILEWIEGKERNIRALISTLHTVLWEGETRWKPVSMAELVTPEQVKKFYRKAVLVVHPDKAQGQPYEQYAKMIFMELNDAWSEFENQGSKALF